In one Brevibacillus choshinensis genomic region, the following are encoded:
- the ctaD gene encoding cytochrome c oxidase subunit I, which yields MSAHASHAPNRSGLWDWLTTVDHKKIAILYLIAGGIFFLAGGFEALLIRLQLMYPESSMVGAKTFNELITMHGTTMIFLAAMPIIFALMNAVVPLQIGARDVAFPFVNSLGFWLFFFGGVLLNTSWFLGGAPDAGWTSYTTLALNQFSGHGVDFYVLGLQIAGIGTLIGGINFLVTIINMRAPGMTFMRMPMFTWSAFVTSGLILFAFPAITVGLVLLMFDRLFGGNFFNPDAGGNVVIWEHLFWIFGHPEVYILILPAFGVISEVVSTFARKRLFGYSSMVFATALIGFLGFMVWAHHMFTTGLGAIANTLFGLATMLIAVPTGIKIFNWLLTMWGGQIRFTTANLWAVGFIPTFTIGGMTGVMLAIPPADYQYHDSYFVVAHFHYVIVGGLVFGLFSGLYYWWPKMFGKMLNETLGKWNFWTFFIGFHLTFFPQHFLGLMGMPRRVFTYLKDQNLDMGNMISTIGAFGMTIGTILFVVNVFVAASSSKRAPADPWDGRTLEWSIPSPPPEYNFAQTPLVRGLDAFWIEKVAGNKGMTPAEPLGDIHMPSPSFLPFLMSLGLFIAGYGFMYHNYVVVVIGMLVTFACMFTRSVKDDPGYHIHEDEIEDKGVKA from the coding sequence GTGTCTGCACATGCTTCTCACGCACCAAATCGCTCAGGGCTGTGGGATTGGCTCACGACAGTGGACCATAAGAAAATCGCGATCCTGTATTTGATTGCTGGTGGGATTTTCTTCCTGGCTGGCGGTTTTGAAGCTCTGTTGATTCGTTTGCAGTTGATGTATCCGGAGTCTTCTATGGTTGGTGCCAAGACGTTTAACGAACTGATCACCATGCACGGAACTACGATGATCTTCTTGGCAGCGATGCCGATCATCTTTGCTCTGATGAATGCGGTCGTTCCACTTCAGATCGGTGCTCGCGACGTAGCGTTCCCGTTTGTGAACTCACTCGGTTTCTGGCTCTTCTTCTTCGGGGGAGTGCTGCTGAATACGAGCTGGTTCTTGGGTGGAGCTCCTGATGCTGGTTGGACATCGTATACAACTTTGGCTTTGAACCAATTTAGCGGCCACGGTGTAGACTTCTACGTATTGGGTCTGCAGATCGCCGGTATCGGTACACTGATTGGTGGTATTAACTTCCTGGTTACCATCATCAACATGCGTGCTCCGGGTATGACGTTCATGCGTATGCCGATGTTTACCTGGTCCGCTTTTGTTACATCTGGTTTGATCCTCTTCGCATTCCCAGCCATCACGGTTGGTCTGGTTCTGTTGATGTTTGACCGTCTGTTCGGCGGTAACTTCTTCAACCCGGATGCGGGTGGTAACGTTGTCATCTGGGAGCATCTCTTCTGGATCTTCGGTCACCCCGAAGTATATATCCTGATTCTCCCTGCATTTGGTGTTATTTCTGAAGTCGTTTCTACCTTTGCTAGAAAGCGCCTGTTCGGTTACAGCTCCATGGTATTCGCAACAGCGCTGATCGGTTTCCTCGGATTCATGGTGTGGGCTCACCACATGTTTACAACAGGTCTGGGTGCGATCGCCAATACACTGTTCGGTCTGGCAACGATGTTGATTGCGGTACCTACGGGTATTAAAATCTTCAACTGGCTGTTGACCATGTGGGGCGGACAAATTCGCTTCACGACAGCAAACCTCTGGGCAGTAGGCTTCATTCCAACATTTACAATCGGTGGTATGACCGGGGTTATGCTCGCGATTCCGCCGGCTGACTATCAATACCATGACAGCTACTTCGTAGTTGCTCACTTCCACTACGTTATCGTAGGGGGTCTGGTGTTCGGACTCTTCTCGGGTCTGTACTACTGGTGGCCAAAAATGTTCGGAAAAATGCTCAATGAAACACTGGGGAAATGGAACTTCTGGACCTTCTTCATTGGTTTCCATTTGACATTCTTCCCGCAACACTTCTTGGGTCTGATGGGGATGCCGCGTCGTGTCTTCACCTACCTCAAAGATCAAAACCTCGACATGGGTAACATGATCAGTACAATCGGGGCGTTCGGTATGACAATAGGTACGATCCTGTTCGTCGTAAACGTTTTCGTTGCTGCGAGCAGCTCCAAACGCGCTCCTGCTGACCCATGGGATGGACGTACGCTGGAATGGTCGATTCCGTCGCCACCGCCAGAGTACAACTTTGCACAAACTCCGCTGGTTCGTGGTTTGGATGCTTTCTGGATCGAGAAAGTGGCTGGCAACAAAGGAATGACGCCTGCAGAACCATTGGGCGATATCCATATGCCATCACCATCGTTCTTGCCATTCTTGATGTCTCTTGGTCTGTTCATCGCGGGTTACGGTTTCATGTACCACAACTACGTGGTAGTCGTGATCGGTATGCTGGTGACATTCGCCTGCATGTTTACCCGTTCGGTTAAAGACGATCCTGGTTATCATATTCATGAGGACGAAATCGAGGACAAGGGGGTTAAGGCTTAA
- the coxB gene encoding cytochrome c oxidase subunit II: MKGWQQFWRQLSLFGLLALALTGCGKDELSTLKPSGPVAAMQFDLMKLSSAIMIGVFIVVMLIFTYVLIRYRKRPGQQGIPKQVEGNHALEILWTVIPFLLLIVMAVPTVTTGFELHKEYPKEEALQVNVTAHQFWWEFDYPDLGVATSQDLVLPVGKKVQFTVTSADVMHAFWIPALGGKIDTNPGQENKIWLQADKTGIFYGKCAELCGASHALMDFKVEVMDQAAFDKWSNGMKGIQSAEPATATSASAAQGQEIFNKSCLGCHAVAGKGGKMGPNLTNFADRERVAGILAHTPENVAEWLKDPQKVKPGNNMPNLNLDDAQTKALVDYLDTLSVK; this comes from the coding sequence ATGAAGGGTTGGCAACAGTTTTGGCGTCAGCTTTCGCTGTTTGGTCTTCTGGCGCTGGCATTAACCGGTTGTGGCAAAGATGAGCTCTCCACGCTCAAGCCTTCCGGTCCGGTTGCAGCGATGCAGTTTGACTTGATGAAGCTGTCCTCCGCTATCATGATCGGCGTTTTTATTGTCGTTATGCTGATCTTCACGTACGTCCTTATCCGATACCGTAAGCGTCCGGGACAGCAGGGAATTCCGAAACAGGTGGAAGGCAATCATGCACTTGAAATTCTTTGGACAGTAATTCCATTCCTGCTTCTGATTGTAATGGCGGTCCCTACCGTTACGACCGGTTTCGAGCTTCACAAGGAGTATCCAAAAGAGGAAGCGCTTCAAGTGAATGTAACAGCGCATCAGTTCTGGTGGGAATTTGACTATCCAGATCTCGGTGTAGCAACCTCGCAGGACTTGGTTCTGCCAGTAGGGAAAAAAGTGCAATTTACTGTGACATCAGCAGACGTTATGCACGCATTCTGGATTCCTGCTTTGGGCGGTAAGATCGATACCAACCCAGGTCAGGAGAACAAAATCTGGTTGCAAGCTGATAAAACAGGCATTTTCTATGGGAAATGTGCGGAGCTCTGTGGAGCGTCCCATGCCTTGATGGACTTCAAGGTAGAAGTAATGGATCAAGCTGCTTTTGACAAATGGTCAAATGGCATGAAGGGCATTCAGTCCGCAGAGCCAGCAACAGCTACCAGCGCAAGCGCAGCACAAGGGCAAGAAATCTTCAACAAGAGCTGCTTGGGATGCCATGCTGTAGCCGGTAAAGGTGGCAAAATGGGTCCTAACTTGACTAACTTTGCAGATCGTGAGCGTGTAGCGGGTATTCTCGCACATACACCTGAAAACGTAGCAGAGTGGCTGAAAGATCCGCAAAAGGTGAAGCCAGGCAACAACATGCCTAACCTGAACCTGGATGATGCGCAAACAAAAGCGCTCGTTGATTACTTGGACACACTCAGCGTGAAGTAA
- a CDS encoding oxidoreductase, with protein MQKRPVALVTGASSGFGKHSSYALVKAGFTVIASMRDVKKRGPLDKIAKMNIPAEHMEVISLDVTSQQQIEESIRSIIERHGRIDLLVNNAGYACGGFTEELSAEDWRKQFDVNVFGLIDVTRAVLPHMREQRCGRIINISSISGRFGFPGLAPYAASKHAVEGFSESLRLELRPFGIYVSLIEPGSYRTSIWQKGLEHTSRSSSSPYAVQMQKLLASVEQIIEHAPEPDEVIATIVHAATTPKPRLRYPIGRGVKLTIAMKNLLPWKWIEAIVVKKMN; from the coding sequence ATGCAAAAAAGGCCTGTTGCACTAGTCACAGGAGCCTCTAGCGGGTTCGGTAAGCACTCTTCTTATGCTTTAGTCAAGGCTGGCTTTACGGTAATTGCATCCATGCGAGACGTAAAAAAGAGAGGCCCCCTTGACAAAATCGCGAAAATGAATATACCAGCAGAACATATGGAAGTAATTTCTCTAGATGTTACTTCTCAGCAGCAAATAGAAGAGAGTATCCGGTCGATTATAGAACGCCATGGACGGATCGATCTGTTGGTCAACAACGCGGGTTACGCCTGCGGCGGTTTTACCGAAGAACTCTCCGCAGAAGACTGGCGAAAGCAATTCGATGTCAATGTATTCGGTCTCATCGATGTCACCCGAGCAGTACTGCCACATATGAGGGAACAGCGCTGCGGCAGGATTATCAACATCAGCAGTATCAGTGGACGCTTCGGCTTTCCGGGCCTCGCCCCCTACGCTGCCTCCAAGCATGCCGTAGAAGGTTTTAGCGAATCACTTCGCTTGGAGCTGCGGCCATTTGGAATTTACGTCTCACTGATTGAGCCAGGCTCGTACCGTACATCCATATGGCAAAAGGGATTGGAGCATACCTCTCGTTCCTCCTCTTCTCCTTACGCCGTGCAGATGCAGAAACTGCTGGCATCGGTCGAGCAAATCATCGAGCATGCCCCGGAGCCTGATGAAGTGATCGCGACCATCGTGCATGCAGCGACCACTCCCAAGCCTCGCCTTCGCTATCCCATAGGACGAGGCGTTAAGCTAACGATTGCAATGAAGAATCTTCTCCCATGGAAATGGATCGAAGCGATCGTCGTCAAAAAGATGAACTAG
- a CDS encoding DMT family transporter: MRAIMLGVVASLFFATTFVLNRAMELSGGSWLYSASLRYLFMIPFLLLIVGLRGRLRPLWVEMRAHPWQWVVWSFIGFVLFYAPLCFAAIYSPGWLIAGTWQVTIIAGSLLVPLFGQKIPYKGLLMSLLILAGVALMQMHEASSVGVKELMFGIVPIVVAAFAYPLGNRKMMALTQGRIDAYQRVLGMTIASLPFWLLLGIWAMVTEGPPSSSQTVQSLLVALASGIVATVLFFQATDMAKGNAQQLAVVEATQAGEVVFAVILEVLFLSVALPGVWSSVGMLLVIVGMVLHSYVSGTPVSKKRSV; encoded by the coding sequence ATGCGGGCAATTATGCTGGGAGTAGTGGCATCACTCTTTTTCGCCACCACGTTTGTATTGAACAGGGCGATGGAGTTATCAGGTGGCAGCTGGCTGTACAGTGCTTCCTTGCGTTACTTGTTTATGATCCCGTTCCTGCTATTGATCGTTGGGCTCCGAGGGCGGTTACGTCCACTATGGGTGGAGATGCGTGCCCATCCGTGGCAATGGGTGGTGTGGAGCTTCATCGGCTTCGTCTTGTTCTATGCGCCACTCTGCTTTGCTGCCATCTACAGTCCTGGCTGGTTGATCGCAGGAACATGGCAGGTCACGATTATCGCCGGTTCGTTACTCGTTCCCCTGTTCGGTCAGAAAATTCCGTACAAAGGTCTGCTGATGTCCTTGCTGATCTTGGCGGGGGTTGCATTGATGCAGATGCACGAGGCAAGCTCGGTCGGGGTCAAAGAGCTAATGTTTGGTATCGTTCCGATCGTAGTAGCTGCCTTTGCTTATCCATTGGGGAACCGGAAAATGATGGCGCTTACCCAAGGGAGGATTGATGCCTACCAACGGGTGCTCGGAATGACCATTGCTAGCCTGCCATTTTGGCTACTGCTCGGCATCTGGGCGATGGTGACGGAAGGGCCGCCCAGCAGCAGCCAGACAGTCCAGTCGCTGCTCGTCGCACTCGCATCCGGAATTGTAGCGACTGTTCTCTTCTTTCAAGCGACTGACATGGCAAAAGGAAATGCCCAACAGCTGGCTGTGGTGGAGGCCACACAGGCAGGGGAGGTTGTCTTTGCCGTCATTCTCGAAGTGCTATTCCTGAGCGTGGCCCTGCCAGGAGTTTGGTCCAGCGTGGGGATGCTGCTGGTTATCGTGGGTATGGTCTTGCATAGCTATGTATCAGGCACGCCTGTCTCCAAGAAGCGATCTGTGTAG
- a CDS encoding Ger(x)C family spore germination protein, whose translation MKHRLILIVVLMALVLTGCWNRRELNDLAIAVGFGVDKADDQYRISVQIVDPGEVAANKGVSGRTPVTMYHVTAPTLFEALRKMTTVSPRKIYASHLRIFVIGEEVAKEGIGEVLDLVTRDQEMRTDFYIVVAKGKHTAEESLKILTPIEKIPANSLFHSLESSARAWAPSTTVTLDQLIVDLVSQGKHPVLTGLEIKGDYEVGQTLVNVEKIDNAAILQYTGLAVFKKDKLVGWLNEEESKGYNFIEDNVKSTVGHLVCPGGGRLAVEIIRSHTKLKGKVERGKPKVEVQSRVEVNVGEVACQIDLTKIGSVNELEKISEKNVRSLMEQAVNKVQKQYKVDIFGFGEVIHRADPTAWKSLKKDWDTHFTKLPVTYQVDVKIRRLGTVSNSFLKEMNKR comes from the coding sequence ATGAAGCATCGGCTCATTCTCATAGTTGTCCTCATGGCACTGGTTCTTACCGGATGCTGGAATCGTCGTGAATTGAACGATCTGGCGATTGCTGTTGGATTTGGCGTCGACAAGGCGGATGACCAGTACCGTATTTCCGTACAGATCGTCGATCCGGGAGAGGTAGCGGCAAATAAAGGGGTGAGTGGCCGCACACCGGTCACGATGTATCATGTGACGGCGCCTACATTGTTCGAAGCTTTGCGTAAAATGACGACGGTGTCCCCCCGGAAAATCTATGCCTCGCATTTGCGAATCTTTGTCATTGGGGAAGAAGTGGCCAAAGAAGGGATTGGGGAAGTTCTCGATCTTGTAACGCGCGATCAAGAAATGCGCACGGATTTTTATATCGTCGTGGCCAAGGGAAAGCATACAGCCGAGGAATCTTTAAAAATATTAACCCCAATCGAGAAAATTCCAGCGAACAGTCTGTTCCATTCTCTGGAATCGTCTGCACGTGCTTGGGCACCGAGCACCACGGTTACGCTGGATCAGCTAATAGTGGACCTCGTCAGTCAAGGAAAGCATCCTGTGCTGACTGGTTTGGAGATCAAAGGGGATTATGAGGTAGGGCAGACCTTAGTTAACGTCGAGAAAATCGATAATGCTGCCATTTTGCAATACACAGGTTTGGCCGTGTTCAAGAAAGATAAACTGGTTGGTTGGCTGAATGAGGAAGAGAGCAAAGGCTACAACTTTATTGAGGACAACGTAAAGAGCACCGTGGGCCATTTGGTCTGCCCAGGCGGTGGGAGATTAGCGGTGGAGATCATTCGATCGCATACCAAGTTAAAGGGCAAGGTCGAAAGGGGAAAACCCAAAGTGGAAGTACAGTCTCGGGTCGAGGTAAACGTAGGAGAAGTCGCATGTCAGATCGACCTGACCAAAATAGGCTCGGTCAATGAACTCGAAAAGATATCCGAAAAGAATGTTCGAAGCCTCATGGAACAGGCAGTGAACAAAGTACAGAAGCAATACAAGGTAGACATTTTCGGTTTTGGTGAAGTCATTCACCGGGCGGATCCTACTGCGTGGAAATCGTTGAAAAAGGATTGGGACACTCACTTTACCAAGCTGCCGGTGACGTATCAGGTAGACGTGAAAATACGCCGATTAGGAACGGTCAGCAATTCGTTCCTAAAGGAAATGAATAAGCGATAA
- a CDS encoding spore germination protein gives MEYIQPTLDDNISKVQTVLGDSDDLVIRQIQFGTEWKMRAVIMYIDGMVDTVSIQNFLLETLMVDLPRTMLGRGIDRSDDVLLFLKESVLTVGDIQELCDFDSLFTFLLSGYTVLLFEGYDQGFAIGMIGWQERNVTEPSGETVIRGPREGFTENLRTNTALIRRRIKDPRLWIEIRRIGSVTKTDVAIAYINGIVNDKIIEEVRIRLDRICIDGIMETGYIEELIQDETFTPFPTMNNTERADVAVAELLEGRVIILVDGTPFVLVVPALFISFFQAAEDYYQRADISTLIRGLRFVSFFIALLGPSLYIAITTFHQEMLPTQLLISLAAQREGVPFPAFFEALLMEVTFEILREAGVRMPKAIGQAVSIVGTLVIGTAAVDAGIVSAAMVIVVSITAIASFVMPAFNMSIAVRMLRFPLMVLAASFGIFGIIVGLLILVLHLCSLRTFGVPYMSPFAPMNIPDQKDALFRLPLWMMKKRPHLISQKNIVRAQNGPRRKPKRGENQ, from the coding sequence ATGGAATACATCCAACCAACCCTAGATGATAACATCTCAAAAGTTCAGACCGTTTTAGGAGATAGCGACGACTTGGTCATTCGTCAGATTCAGTTCGGAACCGAATGGAAAATGCGAGCAGTCATTATGTATATCGATGGAATGGTTGATACCGTCTCCATTCAAAATTTTCTGCTCGAAACCCTCATGGTGGACCTTCCCAGAACAATGCTGGGCAGAGGGATAGACAGGTCGGATGACGTTCTGTTATTTCTCAAGGAGTCAGTATTGACCGTAGGCGATATTCAAGAACTTTGCGATTTCGACTCGCTCTTTACTTTTCTGCTGTCTGGATATACCGTTCTTCTTTTTGAAGGATACGACCAAGGATTTGCTATCGGGATGATCGGGTGGCAAGAGAGAAATGTCACTGAGCCTTCCGGTGAGACTGTCATACGGGGGCCACGAGAAGGCTTTACGGAAAACTTGCGCACGAATACAGCCCTGATCCGGCGCCGAATCAAAGATCCGCGACTTTGGATAGAGATTCGCAGAATCGGAAGCGTGACAAAGACAGATGTGGCTATCGCTTACATCAATGGGATTGTGAATGACAAGATCATCGAAGAGGTTCGTATACGTTTGGACCGAATCTGTATCGATGGCATTATGGAAACCGGATATATTGAAGAATTGATTCAGGACGAGACGTTCACACCGTTTCCTACGATGAACAACACCGAACGAGCGGATGTTGCGGTAGCGGAACTACTAGAAGGTCGCGTCATTATTTTGGTCGACGGGACACCCTTTGTCTTAGTCGTTCCTGCATTGTTTATTAGTTTTTTTCAGGCTGCAGAAGATTATTACCAGCGCGCGGATATTAGTACACTTATCCGCGGGCTACGGTTTGTCAGCTTCTTTATCGCGTTATTGGGGCCTTCCTTGTACATAGCCATTACGACCTTTCATCAGGAGATGCTTCCGACGCAGCTTTTGATCAGTTTGGCAGCACAGCGGGAGGGGGTACCTTTTCCCGCCTTCTTTGAAGCGTTGCTCATGGAAGTTACCTTTGAGATTTTGCGGGAAGCTGGGGTTCGCATGCCAAAGGCGATTGGTCAAGCAGTCTCCATCGTAGGTACGCTGGTCATCGGGACGGCAGCGGTAGATGCAGGAATTGTGTCTGCTGCAATGGTAATCGTGGTCTCGATTACGGCGATCGCCAGTTTTGTCATGCCTGCCTTCAACATGTCGATTGCTGTACGCATGCTCCGGTTTCCGTTGATGGTATTGGCTGCTTCCTTTGGTATTTTTGGGATCATTGTCGGTTTGCTCATTTTAGTCTTGCATTTATGCAGCTTGCGGACATTTGGTGTCCCGTACATGAGTCCATTTGCTCCGATGAATATACCGGACCAAAAAGATGCACTGTTTCGATTGCCGCTTTGGATGATGAAGAAGCGGCCCCATCTCATTAGCCAGAAAAACATTGTCCGAGCGCAAAACGGTCCTAGGAGGAAACCGAAGCGGGGAGAAAACCAATAG
- a CDS encoding SurA N-terminal domain-containing protein: MKKFDVSILSTSILLLGLVVLGVYQAGQKDLDPILVKAGDTSITQYQLYDEMKNLYGKQMVNELVAQSLIKQEAKLQNISVTKEDLDKEINAMKQQIGSDQAFHDYLNSMGMNEQKLREKMEVLLTRDKLLDKAFPVTDEQIQQYYDANKSQMGSPAPELDKVRDQIKSALAENNRGENYGKWMETIEKNHQVEWYDPTFAEAAEGDSAQAPTETQGK; this comes from the coding sequence GTGAAGAAGTTTGATGTTTCCATTCTTTCAACATCCATCCTGTTGCTTGGACTTGTTGTATTGGGAGTTTACCAGGCTGGGCAAAAGGATCTCGATCCTATACTGGTCAAGGCCGGTGATACGTCCATTACGCAGTACCAACTGTACGATGAAATGAAAAACTTGTACGGAAAACAGATGGTGAATGAACTTGTTGCCCAATCATTAATTAAGCAGGAAGCAAAACTGCAAAATATATCGGTAACCAAGGAAGATCTGGACAAAGAAATTAATGCAATGAAGCAGCAAATTGGCTCAGACCAAGCTTTTCATGATTATTTGAACAGCATGGGAATGAACGAGCAAAAGCTGCGCGAAAAGATGGAAGTACTGTTGACACGTGATAAATTGCTCGATAAAGCATTCCCGGTAACGGATGAGCAAATCCAGCAGTATTACGATGCGAACAAATCACAGATGGGCTCGCCTGCTCCAGAATTGGACAAGGTACGAGATCAAATCAAATCGGCACTTGCTGAGAACAATCGCGGCGAAAACTATGGAAAATGGATGGAGACCATAGAAAAGAATCACCAGGTAGAATGGTACGATCCGACATTTGCGGAGGCTGCAGAGGGTGACAGTGCCCAAGCACCGACAGAAACACAAGGAAAATAA
- a CDS encoding coiled-coil domain-containing protein, translating to MTPEQADSVKEDFDQHHLQRIYERLDKFEERIDKLEGKVTVATKWLERIEHRLERMEEVRAELVQALAKLQTEISLKSGMTDKEKDIIMQLLNNEKTYKDNLAEIIEGDKGRKQERFLQIWAVLGPVIASVLTSFLTRLLM from the coding sequence ATGACACCAGAGCAAGCTGATTCGGTAAAAGAAGATTTCGATCAGCATCATTTACAACGCATCTACGAGCGACTAGATAAATTCGAGGAACGGATCGACAAGCTAGAGGGTAAAGTAACAGTAGCCACAAAATGGCTGGAACGCATTGAACATCGTCTGGAACGTATGGAGGAAGTACGTGCAGAACTAGTGCAAGCTTTAGCGAAATTGCAAACAGAAATTTCGTTGAAATCAGGGATGACAGATAAAGAGAAAGACATCATTATGCAGCTATTGAACAACGAGAAGACGTACAAAGACAACCTAGCAGAGATCATAGAAGGGGATAAAGGAAGAAAGCAAGAGCGCTTTTTGCAAATATGGGCTGTCTTGGGACCTGTGATCGCCTCCGTTCTTACCTCTTTTTTAACACGGCTTTTGATGTAG
- a CDS encoding class I SAM-dependent methyltransferase: protein MEKQEWLTYFQKEAEIPFTGWDFSYLTRTGRMKESPLSWNYTSIVLKQMKGSTSMLDMGTGGGEVLSLLQPFPERTFATEGYPPNVTVARNRLEPLGVTVVEADGEDPLPFPDHSLDLVINRHESYVPSELHRMIASDGLFITQQVGGQDNLELNRLLDAPISDLYAHWNLNYAVDELKQAGFTILDQKEEMGFTRYYDIGAIIYYVKAIEWQILDFTVERYAEELLALHKRIESEGYVDIPIHRFFLIAQP from the coding sequence ATGGAAAAACAAGAGTGGTTGACGTATTTTCAAAAAGAAGCGGAAATTCCCTTTACTGGCTGGGACTTTTCCTATTTGACGAGGACGGGGAGGATGAAAGAATCCCCGCTGTCCTGGAACTATACAAGCATCGTACTCAAACAGATGAAGGGCAGCACATCCATGCTGGACATGGGGACAGGAGGGGGCGAAGTACTTTCCTTGCTTCAGCCATTCCCGGAGAGGACATTCGCTACAGAAGGCTATCCGCCAAATGTTACAGTAGCGCGTAACCGCCTTGAGCCTTTGGGTGTGACCGTGGTCGAAGCGGATGGAGAAGACCCCCTCCCTTTCCCTGATCACTCATTAGACCTGGTGATCAATCGGCATGAATCGTACGTACCGAGTGAATTACATCGAATGATCGCTTCAGATGGCTTGTTTATCACTCAACAGGTAGGGGGACAGGACAATCTCGAGCTGAATCGTTTGCTCGACGCTCCCATCTCTGACCTATATGCGCACTGGAACCTCAACTATGCGGTGGATGAGCTGAAGCAGGCTGGTTTTACCATTCTCGATCAAAAGGAAGAAATGGGATTCACACGTTACTACGACATCGGTGCAATAATTTATTATGTAAAGGCGATTGAATGGCAGATCCTCGATTTCACAGTGGAGCGCTACGCGGAAGAGTTACTAGCCTTACATAAGCGGATCGAGTCGGAAGGCTATGTAGATATCCCGATACACAGGTTTTTCTTGATCGCTCAGCCATGA
- a CDS encoding ABC transporter ATP-binding protein, giving the protein MFVVTAVTVVYPLILKYTIDVVFTQQQFGLVPYLAMSFVGQLPVQSVGNVECT; this is encoded by the coding sequence TTGTTTGTTGTTACAGCCGTCACGGTAGTCTATCCTCTCATTCTGAAATACACGATCGACGTAGTCTTTACCCAGCAGCAGTTCGGGCTCGTCCCGTACCTGGCGATGTCGTTTGTTGGTCAGCTCCCAGTTCAGAGCGTTGGGAACGTAGAGTGTACATAA